The following coding sequences lie in one Anolis carolinensis isolate JA03-04 unplaced genomic scaffold, rAnoCar3.1.pri scaffold_11, whole genome shotgun sequence genomic window:
- the skor1 gene encoding SKI family transcriptional corepressor 1 isoform X1, which translates to MPGGVTASLPSSFRVSLPPQRRLGEEEEAVSLPTGPLLPHSPLCSLLLRAGASPSMEPLSGGSSAAVSTQLGAAPGRDCGSSSSSSSSSSSSSSSSSPPSKPELVQPYSSALKPNQVGETSLYGVPIVSLVIDGQERLCLAQISNTLLKSYSYNEIHNRRVALGITCVQCTPVQLEILRRAGAMPISSRRCGMITKREAERLCKSFLGEHRPPKLPENFAFDVAHECAWGSRGSFIPARYNSSRAKCIKCGYCSLYFSPNKFIFHSHRLPDAKYTQPDAANFNSWRRHLRLSDKGADEELSHAWEDVKAMFNGGTRKRTFSLHGGGSSSLSKGPPAPSSASASADLPPASKALRCAPEPPALALPAGSGAPHGAGPALSAVRSYPVIPVPSKGFGLLQKLPPPLFPPPYAFPAFGLCPKKQDEALGGGGGAGGEPGKGLPPGMFWGPHPPQQPPLQPPKEGGGGGGGGGAGGVYPPFPMFWPASGSLPVPPYPQQQSQAKAAAASAVVVVAAAAAAAAAAAEPLGLRGEHLGADPPAGGEGRGGGTPHEASSSSASANAGPEGERACPSAHESQERASAAAASVEEALLLPRKGSYLSAFRPVVKDAESIAKLYGSAREAYAGGGGAGGGAHHPPRGYLSPDFLSEEGSASYRSLSPGNEALDAEEEEEEEEEEEEPDVDVEGHRFAEEEEEEEGGEARDREGEAPEEEREPTPTPAARAPEEEEEKGAAEAEADGGEEGRHSRGGGGYEVFPPPAREDPPPALKASLALPVGQGATYLRSPDRNGEESLSIDIISGTQLGEKDFGNMARDELQKLLLEQMELRKKLEREFQSLKDNFQDQMKRELAYREEMVQQLQIVRDTLCNELDQERKARYAIQQKLKEAHDALHHFSCKMLTPRHCTGTCSFKPPLLPQ; encoded by the exons ATGCCAGGAGGGGTGActgcctcccttccctcctctttTCGCGTTTCCCTTCCTCCTCAGAGGCGTcttggggaggaagaggaggcggtgTCCCTCCCCACGGGGCCTCTCCTTCCTCACTCGCCCCTCTGCTCTCTCCTCCTCCGCGCAGGAGCTTCGCCGTCGATGGAGCCGCTGTCCGGAGGATCCTCCGCCGCCGTCTCCACTCAGCTGGGCGCTGCCCCGGGGCGCGACtgtggctcctcctcctcctcctcctcgtcgtcttcctcgtcgtcttcctcctcctcgccgccctCCAAGCCGGAGCTGGTGCAGCCCTACTCGTCCGCCCTGAAGCCCAACCAGGTCGGGGAGACCTCCCTGTACGGGGTGCCCATCGTGTCGCTGGTGATCGACGGGCAGGAGCGCCTCTGCCTGGCGCAGATCTCCAACACGCTGCTCAAGAGCTACAGCTACAATGAGATCCACAACCGGCGCGTGGCGCTGGGCATCACCTGCGTGCAGTGCACCCCGGTGCAGCTGGAGATCCTCCGCCGGGCCGGGGCCATGCCCATCTCCTCGCGCCGCTGCGGCATGATCACCAAGCGCGAGGCGGAGCGGCTCTGCAAGTCCTTCCTGGGCGAGCACCGCCCGCCCAAGCTGCCCGAGAACTTCGCCTTCGACGTGGCCCACGAGTGCGCCTGGGGCTCGCGGGGCAGCTTCATCCCCGCCCGCTACAACAGCTCCCGCGCCAAGTGCATCAAGTGCGGCTACTGCAGCCTCTACTTCAGCCCCAACAAGTTCATCTTCCACTCCCACCGCCTCCCCGACGCCAAGTACACGCAGCCCGACGCCGCCAACTTCAACTCCTGGCGGAGGCACCTGCGGCTCAGCGACAAG GGCGCGGACGAGGAGCTGAGCCACGCGTGGGAGGACGTGAAGGCCATGTTCAACGGCGGGACCCGGAAGCGCACGTTCTCCCTGCACGGGGGGGGCTCCTCCTCGCTCTCCAAGGGgccccccgccccctcctccgcctccgcctccgccgACCTCCCTCCGGCCAGCAAGGCCCTCCGCTGCGCCCCGGAGCCGCCCGCCCTGGCCCTGCCCGCCGGGAGCGGCGCCCCGCACGGGGCCGGGCCCGCGCTCTCGGCCGTGCGCAGCTACCCGGTCATCCCGGTGCCCAGCAAGGGCTTCGGCCTGCTCCAGAAGCTGCCCCCGCCGCTCTTCCCGCCGCCCTACGCCTTCCCCGCCTTCGGACTTTGCCCCAAGAAGCAGGACGAGGCCCTGGGGGGCGGCGGGGGCGCGGGCGGGGAGCCCGGCAAGGGGCTGCCCCCGGGGATGTTCTGGGGGCCGCACCCGCCGCAGCAGCCCCCCCTGCAGCCCCCCAAGGAGGGCGGGGGCGGCGGCGGGGGCGGCGGCGCGGGGGGCGTCTACCCGCCCTTCCCGATGTTCTGGCCCGCCTCGGGGAGCCTCCCGGTCCCGCCCTACCCGCAGCAACAGAGCCAAGCCAAGGCGGCCGCGGCCAGCGccgtggtggtggtggcggcggcggcggcggcggctgcgGCGGCGGCGGAGCCTCTGGGGCTGAGGGGGGAGCACCTGGGGGCGGACCCCCCCGCgggaggggaggggcggggcgggggcACCCCGCacgaggcctcctcctcctccgcctccgccaACGCCGGGCCCGAGGGCGAGCGCGCCTGCCCCAGCGCCCACGAGAGCCAGGAGCGCGCCTCCGCGGCGGCCGCGTCCGTGGAGGAGGCGCTGCTCCTGCCCCGCAAAGGGAGCTACCTCTCCGCCTTCCGGCCCGTGGTCAAGGACGCCGAGAGCATCGCCAAGCTCTACGGGAGCGCCCGGGAGGCCTacgcggggggcgggggggcgggcGGGGGCGCGCACCACCCCCCGCGGGGATACCTCTCCCCGGACTTCCTCAGCGAGGAGGGCAGCGCCAGCTACCGCTCCCTCTCGCCGGGCAACGAGGCCCTGgacgccgaggaggaggaggaggaggaggaggaggaagaggagcccGACGTGGACGTGGAAGGGCACCGCttcgccgaggaggaggaggaggaggagggcggcgAGGCGCGGGACCGGGAAGGAGAGGCCCCGGAGGAGGAGCGGGAGCCCACCCCCACGCCCGCAGCCCGGgcccccgaggaggaggaggagaagggcgcCGCCGAGGCCGAGGCCGACGGGGGCGAAGAAGGGAGGCACAGCCGCGGAGGAGGAGGCTACGAG GTGTTCCCGCCCCCAGCCCGGGAGGACCCCCCTCCGGCCCTCAAAGCCAGCCTCGCTTTGCCGGTGGGACAAGGCGCCACCTACCTCCGCAGCCCCGACAGGAAcg GTGAGGAGTCGCTCAGCATTGACATCATCAGCGGGACCCAGCTGGGCGAGAAagacttcgggaacatggccagag ATGAGTTGCAAAAACTCCTCCTGGAGCAGATGGAACTCAGGAAGAAACTGGAGCGGGAATTCCAAAGCCTCAAAG aCAATTTCCAAGACCAGATGAAGCGGGAGCTGGCCTACCGGGAGGAGATGGTGCAGCAGCTGCAAATTGTGCGGG ATACGCTGTGCAATGAGCTGGACCAGGAGCGGAAGGCCCGCTATGCCATTCAACAGAAGCTTAAAG AGGCGCATGATGCGCTGCACCACTTCTCCTGTAAGATGCTGACCCCGCGGCACTGCACCGGGACCTGCTCCTTCAAGCCCCCGCTGTTGCCCCAGTGA
- the skor1 gene encoding SKI family transcriptional corepressor 1 isoform X2: MEPLSGGSSAAVSTQLGAAPGRDCGSSSSSSSSSSSSSSSSSPPSKPELVQPYSSALKPNQVGETSLYGVPIVSLVIDGQERLCLAQISNTLLKSYSYNEIHNRRVALGITCVQCTPVQLEILRRAGAMPISSRRCGMITKREAERLCKSFLGEHRPPKLPENFAFDVAHECAWGSRGSFIPARYNSSRAKCIKCGYCSLYFSPNKFIFHSHRLPDAKYTQPDAANFNSWRRHLRLSDKGADEELSHAWEDVKAMFNGGTRKRTFSLHGGGSSSLSKGPPAPSSASASADLPPASKALRCAPEPPALALPAGSGAPHGAGPALSAVRSYPVIPVPSKGFGLLQKLPPPLFPPPYAFPAFGLCPKKQDEALGGGGGAGGEPGKGLPPGMFWGPHPPQQPPLQPPKEGGGGGGGGGAGGVYPPFPMFWPASGSLPVPPYPQQQSQAKAAAASAVVVVAAAAAAAAAAAEPLGLRGEHLGADPPAGGEGRGGGTPHEASSSSASANAGPEGERACPSAHESQERASAAAASVEEALLLPRKGSYLSAFRPVVKDAESIAKLYGSAREAYAGGGGAGGGAHHPPRGYLSPDFLSEEGSASYRSLSPGNEALDAEEEEEEEEEEEEPDVDVEGHRFAEEEEEEEGGEARDREGEAPEEEREPTPTPAARAPEEEEEKGAAEAEADGGEEGRHSRGGGGYEVFPPPAREDPPPALKASLALPVGQGATYLRSPDRNGEESLSIDIISGTQLGEKDFGNMARDELQKLLLEQMELRKKLEREFQSLKDNFQDQMKRELAYREEMVQQLQIVRDTLCNELDQERKARYAIQQKLKEAHDALHHFSCKMLTPRHCTGTCSFKPPLLPQ, from the exons ATGGAGCCGCTGTCCGGAGGATCCTCCGCCGCCGTCTCCACTCAGCTGGGCGCTGCCCCGGGGCGCGACtgtggctcctcctcctcctcctcctcgtcgtcttcctcgtcgtcttcctcctcctcgccgccctCCAAGCCGGAGCTGGTGCAGCCCTACTCGTCCGCCCTGAAGCCCAACCAGGTCGGGGAGACCTCCCTGTACGGGGTGCCCATCGTGTCGCTGGTGATCGACGGGCAGGAGCGCCTCTGCCTGGCGCAGATCTCCAACACGCTGCTCAAGAGCTACAGCTACAATGAGATCCACAACCGGCGCGTGGCGCTGGGCATCACCTGCGTGCAGTGCACCCCGGTGCAGCTGGAGATCCTCCGCCGGGCCGGGGCCATGCCCATCTCCTCGCGCCGCTGCGGCATGATCACCAAGCGCGAGGCGGAGCGGCTCTGCAAGTCCTTCCTGGGCGAGCACCGCCCGCCCAAGCTGCCCGAGAACTTCGCCTTCGACGTGGCCCACGAGTGCGCCTGGGGCTCGCGGGGCAGCTTCATCCCCGCCCGCTACAACAGCTCCCGCGCCAAGTGCATCAAGTGCGGCTACTGCAGCCTCTACTTCAGCCCCAACAAGTTCATCTTCCACTCCCACCGCCTCCCCGACGCCAAGTACACGCAGCCCGACGCCGCCAACTTCAACTCCTGGCGGAGGCACCTGCGGCTCAGCGACAAG GGCGCGGACGAGGAGCTGAGCCACGCGTGGGAGGACGTGAAGGCCATGTTCAACGGCGGGACCCGGAAGCGCACGTTCTCCCTGCACGGGGGGGGCTCCTCCTCGCTCTCCAAGGGgccccccgccccctcctccgcctccgcctccgccgACCTCCCTCCGGCCAGCAAGGCCCTCCGCTGCGCCCCGGAGCCGCCCGCCCTGGCCCTGCCCGCCGGGAGCGGCGCCCCGCACGGGGCCGGGCCCGCGCTCTCGGCCGTGCGCAGCTACCCGGTCATCCCGGTGCCCAGCAAGGGCTTCGGCCTGCTCCAGAAGCTGCCCCCGCCGCTCTTCCCGCCGCCCTACGCCTTCCCCGCCTTCGGACTTTGCCCCAAGAAGCAGGACGAGGCCCTGGGGGGCGGCGGGGGCGCGGGCGGGGAGCCCGGCAAGGGGCTGCCCCCGGGGATGTTCTGGGGGCCGCACCCGCCGCAGCAGCCCCCCCTGCAGCCCCCCAAGGAGGGCGGGGGCGGCGGCGGGGGCGGCGGCGCGGGGGGCGTCTACCCGCCCTTCCCGATGTTCTGGCCCGCCTCGGGGAGCCTCCCGGTCCCGCCCTACCCGCAGCAACAGAGCCAAGCCAAGGCGGCCGCGGCCAGCGccgtggtggtggtggcggcggcggcggcggcggctgcgGCGGCGGCGGAGCCTCTGGGGCTGAGGGGGGAGCACCTGGGGGCGGACCCCCCCGCgggaggggaggggcggggcgggggcACCCCGCacgaggcctcctcctcctccgcctccgccaACGCCGGGCCCGAGGGCGAGCGCGCCTGCCCCAGCGCCCACGAGAGCCAGGAGCGCGCCTCCGCGGCGGCCGCGTCCGTGGAGGAGGCGCTGCTCCTGCCCCGCAAAGGGAGCTACCTCTCCGCCTTCCGGCCCGTGGTCAAGGACGCCGAGAGCATCGCCAAGCTCTACGGGAGCGCCCGGGAGGCCTacgcggggggcgggggggcgggcGGGGGCGCGCACCACCCCCCGCGGGGATACCTCTCCCCGGACTTCCTCAGCGAGGAGGGCAGCGCCAGCTACCGCTCCCTCTCGCCGGGCAACGAGGCCCTGgacgccgaggaggaggaggaggaggaggaggaggaagaggagcccGACGTGGACGTGGAAGGGCACCGCttcgccgaggaggaggaggaggaggagggcggcgAGGCGCGGGACCGGGAAGGAGAGGCCCCGGAGGAGGAGCGGGAGCCCACCCCCACGCCCGCAGCCCGGgcccccgaggaggaggaggagaagggcgcCGCCGAGGCCGAGGCCGACGGGGGCGAAGAAGGGAGGCACAGCCGCGGAGGAGGAGGCTACGAG GTGTTCCCGCCCCCAGCCCGGGAGGACCCCCCTCCGGCCCTCAAAGCCAGCCTCGCTTTGCCGGTGGGACAAGGCGCCACCTACCTCCGCAGCCCCGACAGGAAcg GTGAGGAGTCGCTCAGCATTGACATCATCAGCGGGACCCAGCTGGGCGAGAAagacttcgggaacatggccagag ATGAGTTGCAAAAACTCCTCCTGGAGCAGATGGAACTCAGGAAGAAACTGGAGCGGGAATTCCAAAGCCTCAAAG aCAATTTCCAAGACCAGATGAAGCGGGAGCTGGCCTACCGGGAGGAGATGGTGCAGCAGCTGCAAATTGTGCGGG ATACGCTGTGCAATGAGCTGGACCAGGAGCGGAAGGCCCGCTATGCCATTCAACAGAAGCTTAAAG AGGCGCATGATGCGCTGCACCACTTCTCCTGTAAGATGCTGACCCCGCGGCACTGCACCGGGACCTGCTCCTTCAAGCCCCCGCTGTTGCCCCAGTGA